The Oryzias melastigma strain HK-1 linkage group LG13, ASM292280v2, whole genome shotgun sequence genome window below encodes:
- the LOC112142085 gene encoding uncharacterized protein LOC112142085: MEDFVGGLLSLAGTALQWIFSVSSVETQHRELSTLALRETGPLLKGLHSLNTLSEMLLSINSDIVLPGCQTFDDIRQEIEEMKQHLEESEQIAVRELQHLDEETESLTAEQSHLENQKKRREGELEDLKLQLDSHRSTLKNYNEDLRTEQNNLRSAEATLRNMRRKRDEAERMRNVGIGLMFIPVVGWIPGAVMAIGGQIDMNSASDRVDRARSEIERCESQITSYSNQVSRYEGFVSQAQNDIQVANRRIHETQLKLQTLSVTRASVADFQSKSRRAVHQLGLLCGVGSVAELQTRRLILLEPVMNVMEEMMEALGRITGNDLLYSENMQSIMWDMRNNQRMLKNKIALCIDNSDEDYY, translated from the exons ATGGAGGATTTCGTTGGGGGTTTACTATCTTTGGCAGGCACCGCGTTACAATGgattttcagtgtcag CTCGGTGGAGACACAGCACAGAGAGCTGAGCACCCTGGCTTTGAGGGAGACTGGACCTCTGTTGAAAGGACTCCATTCCCTCAACACTCTGTCAGAGATGCTCCTCAGTATAAACTCTGACATCGTTCTTCCTGGATGTCAGACGTTTGATGACATCAGACAAGAGATCGAGGAAATGAAGCAGCACCTGGAAGAGTCAGAGCAGATAGCTGTTAGAGAGCTGCAGCACCTCGATGAGGAGACTGAGAGTCTGACTGCAGAGCAAAGTCATTTAGAGAATCagaaaaagaggagagaaggtgAACTAGAAGACTTGAAACTCCAGCTGGACTCTCACAGGTCTACTTTGAAGAATTACAATGAAGATCTGAGGACTGAGCAAAACAACCTGAGGTCAGCAGAAGCGACTCTACGTAACATGAGACGGAAAAGAGATGAAGCAGAGAGAATGAGAAACGTTGGAATTGGCTTGATGTTCATTCCAGTTGTGGGATGGATTCCTG ggGCTGTCATGGCTATTGGTGGTCAAATTGACATGAACTCCGCCTCTGACCGGGTAGACAGAGCTCGCAGTGAAATAGAGAGGTGTGAATCTCAGATAACATCCTACTCTAATCAAGTATCTCGCTATGAGGGATTCGTCTCTCAAGCTCAGAATGACATCCAAGTGGCCAACAGGAGGATTCATGAAACGCAGCTCAAACTGCAAACCTTGTCTGTGACGAGAGCATCTGTTGCAGACTTTCAGAGTAAATCTAGAAGAGCTGTCCATCAACTGGGGCTGCTGTGTGGAGTGGGGAGTGTGGCCGAGCTGCAGACCCGCCGTCTGATCCTGCTGGAGCCTGTGATGAACGTGATGGAGGAAATGATGGAAGCTCTGGGACGTATAACTGGGAATGACCTGCTCTATTCTGAAAACATGCAAAGCATAATGTGGGACATGAGAAACAACCAAAGGATGCTAAAGAATAAAATAGCTCTGTGCATAGATAATTCAGATGAAGATTATTACTGA